attattgtttagtgaACTTTGATTATTATTGCTTtgaatatttttatcaattagtTTAGGTCTTTACTTTGcacaattcttttatttaacaattcaactcaactttGACAACTGTTGGtctttgtaattgtattaagaattttattttatttttattttagcatttgttTTTGTCTTCACTAAATCACTCACTTGCCCTATATTtcttgtctatatatatatatatatatatatatacatatatataagaatCACCCCTTGTTTAATTGTCTTAGTGTTAACATTTGCTAATTACTGATAGACTCTTGCCCCCAATCCCCacttaacaaataacaaattaaaaaaacattcaaattCAGCTACTATACTCTCAAATTTGATCAAATgtataaattaattgtaactTTATTTGCAAGAATTGATTGTTAAGAGAATCATATTCGAGCTTATTTCAGTTGGACTTTAAAAAAGATTTAAGGTCaggttcaattttttattgtatgggtcaaaaacaaaaagaaatttaaatatatatatatatatatatttttttttgctagctTAGGGgattcatttgaaccccctagACCCAATGTTAATGCTACCCCTGTGTTGTAAAGTCCATTTGATCCATCATCCAGTCAAAATAGATAATATTTGGAGTTTAAATCAATACTACATTTGTATAACTTAAGGATTGAAGAACTTTTCAAAAAGATTGAATTAGAGAATCattcttttgttaaaaatttgaatatagAGAATTGTAATAATAATTCATCTATAACCGAAGACTTTTGACCCGTAGTTAACTTCCTCTTGTTGTGCCACGTAAGCTTTGTAAGCtccacaattttacacatcacccatatatattcttttaaaatttttaatgcattatttttaaaagcCTACTATTCGAATACCCCTTTGATAAAAATTGTTGGAAATTTATACGGGAAGAGAAACAAGAGGTGGACGTGGTGCAGCTTACAACACACATACAGTAGAGGAAGTCTTTAGggtttattgttttatatatatatatatatatatatatagggatttTATTGTTAAACACATTGAATGAGGTGGACGTGGTGCAGTTTATATGAATATTCATTGAATGTTTATTTCTCTATTCATATTTCCAAGATTGAATGTGTTTGTTAGGGTTCTTATGTAGAATATTAGATATGTATCAGGTATGCGTGCTTCAGTGCTTGTGCCCTTTgaaattaggttttaatttttcaatatgCTGAAGTCTATCTCAATTTATTACAAACTTGCATTTGCATTTGTGTAAAGAGAATTTCTTGCGTCCACAACTGTGATAGATGGTGcagtttcaaaaagaaaagtatgtaCATTCCTAATGAGGATGAGttatgtaatttaatggtaTTTTGTTGTATATATTCTCCTCAGAGTGCTTATTACAAGTGGCTATATTGGATGTTGTATTAGGTTTTTCTAGGTTTTGCATGTTGTATTCTATTTTAGTTGAGAATCTGTTTGGGTGTTGAGTAGGGGAAAAAACTATAACAAATTAGCACTGGTTAAACTGGACTAATGAACCGTCTAAAATTTGGCACTAGTTAAACTGACCAAAAACTACTGTAATCATAATTGTGACAACCACATTCCCTATGTTTTCTGTAGGAAGAAAATGTTTTTGGTCCTTTCTCAAGCAAATTAGCAACAGTGAAAAAGGTGttgatctctttctctcctctAGCTTATTACGAAGAAGTATGTTATTTTGTTCACATTTTGAAATGTCTATCAAAAGCTCACCACATTTTAATACTGAATAAGTTTACTTTCtgcaaattataaaattttgtattagaAGTAAATTTATTCAACACCCATTGTTAGCTTATGTAActtacccattaaaaaaaaaaaacttgatggTGCAGGCATTTTTTCTTGATATGATATGTTTTACATCATACATTGTAGGTATTGAAAATTGACTTTCAAGCTTTCAGATTTTCCTTGGTAGATTGGCTTCTAGGAACTAGGTGGGGCCCGAGCCCCCTTgtcttaagaaaaaaatattttatatatgggtattttttttaaaattttatatttggacCCCCTTACAATTTTACATTGATTTCATTGTAATAGCATTTGTATTAGTTTTAAAACAACATAAGACCTCAATTTGTCCAATCAACCCCAAAATACACCGATATCAGTCTATGTATAATTGTGCAAAAATACATTTGTGCTACAGTAGCTAtttaaatttacacaattactatagtacaaatgtatttttgcaaatttacacaattactatAGCACAATTGTATTTTTGTACAATGATACATGGACTGATGTTGGTGTATTTTGGGgttaattggaaaattttacaCAGTTAATGTTGCTATGcaaatgaattttttagaaattatttagaTTGAGGGCAGTGGTTTTTtgttgagggagagagagatgatttgagataataataaaaaattgataagggAATAGTATTCCATGAAAtgtaatacaaaataaataatttgctatgaggtattttgaaaagtaagtatctaaaataaaaaagtatattattatattaaaatagatagaaaCTTTACACTAATGTAGTTATGCaaataaatgttttagaaattatttagattgagggcaatgggtttttgttgagggagagagagatgatttgagataataataaaaaaaattgataagggAATAGTATTACATGAAATGTagtgcaaaataaataatataatatgaggtattttgaaaagtaagtatataaaataaaaaagtatgttATTATACTTagacaaaattttttgcatgAGTTGATGCAAATACTCCAATGTAATAAGAAACAatgatattttgtgtttttagctTTGTTAGTAGATGATTGCattataatgtattataaaacaatgattttgtgtatttgtctttattgataatttattaatacGAAATTTATAAATgcttatttgaaatttcataatttttttatatttatactcCAACCTCTCTTAATTCAAAATCCTAGGTTAGTCCCTGCTTCTAGGACATATGCCAAACATATATGTCACCCACTTGATGACCACACAAATAGTTTCTAGTTAGATCTCTTGCGTTCTTGAAATCTTTACTCCAACATAGTTATACAAGAACAAAATTTATGGtcacaaaaattcattttgacCTGAGGTTAAACAATATATGGCTAAGGTGTTATATGTTATGAAAAATATGCCATTAATTGTCACGGTTTAGGTTTACTCATAAATTCCAGATAGCAATGCCTCAATTACATACAAGTATCTCAAATTCTACATTTAGTATTCAAATTATACATCTCACTTATCTTTTCAAgtataaaatttcattaatggTTGAAAATTGAccatattcattttatttgataatatcaaATAATCTCTTAGactataacaaaaaatatatataataaaaaataaaaaattaatataatattttttaaaatgtcatAGGCTCATAGCTTTCCTGTGACTCGCAGggctaaaaacaaaaaaataaactgGTTTTTGCTCATTTTTTACCTTTTACCGTCACTTCCCATTATAACCCTTTACAGAAAATCAATAGACATTAAAGTGACTGAGACAAAGAGATAGATAGAAagatagagagatagagagagagagagagagagagaaataatatCCATGGACTTTCTTAGACTTCCCTGTAATTCCTGCACTTCGCTGTACCGGCAACTCTCTTCGCCGAAGGCTTACAATCACCGCTTTAGTTCATTGAAATGTCGCCGCCAAAAAACGACGTCGGAGCTCCAAACGCAGACCGGTCGAGCCggtaacaacaacaacaacttctCCCCCTCGATCCCGACCCATAAAGTCACTGTTCACGACACACAACGCGGAGTGGTTCACGAGTTCTTCGTTCCCGAGGTACCAAAAAGCGCTAAGAATatagaaaatgttgaattttgttACAATCAATATGCTTCTGTTTGGTTGACGAGAATAatcccagtttttttttttttttttttttttttttttttgtttttgttttgagaaagcAGGACCAGTATATATTGCACACAGCTGAATCTCAGAATATCTCGCTTCCATTTGCTTGCAGGCACGGTATTGTTCTCTAAGCAATGAAATGATAATGTTAATGCTGTAGACCTGTAGTTAAGCTTACATTATAGTGATATTAGTTGAgttatgtgtgtttttgaaattaaattttatgtaatacTGCAAGGTAAGCACTTGGAATGTGGGCATATGTGAACTGGAATCAACTCAAGTTAAGGTATAGGCAGAAACCCATGTCGTAGTATATCTAAATTCAAAACCATTCTGAAAATACAACTTAATAGTTATGCCATCCACACAACTAGTATATAGAAATTTCAAACTTCCCAACATAAAAGATTCAACATCTTAAAGcaatgtttaaaaaaaactttcaaaacacCCTGGCAATGGAGAATTCTTGTAGGATATTACGACGATAGGGCTGCTTATTTTGCTGGGTCCTCCCTCTTTTTTGGACAATGCTTGTTGTCCTTCCCCTTTTTATACTCAATTTGAAACATGTAGGTCAGAAGTTTGGCTGTCCATTTTTGTTGAGCAAGGGTGCCGATTTTCTATTCTAAGAGGAATTTAAGACTCTCTTGGTTAGTTTTAATAATGAAGGGCTTTCCTAGATGATAGGGCCTCCTCATAAGTGGACAAATGCAGGATCTTCTCCCTAAGAACTTGGTCGTGAAAGGCTATGGCCCCCCTTTCTTGCATCATGACAACTCCCTATCATTGGCCTGATTCATCACATTCTAATATGAATGTCTTGGAGAGTCAAGTGATGCAAGGACTGATAGATTACAAATAGCTTTCTTAAGTTCTTCAAAAACTTCTTGAGCTGCATCATCCCATTGAAAAGGAATTTTTCTTCAGTAAGTTTGGCAAGGGAGCAGCAAGATGGACATACCCCTTGATGAACTTGTTGTAATAACCAGTGAGGCCTAGGAATCCTCTTAAGGATTTCAAGGAAGTTGGTGAGTGCCAATTGAATAGGGCTTATGTCTTCTTAGGATCAATCTCGACTCTTTCATTAGAGATGATGTGGCCCAAGTATTCtatttgttgggctttgtggagcctagttttaTTTGATCCGGTTGacgacccgacccaacccgaataatgttgcgtggtttttaatgggagattttctaAGGCTTAGTCCATCGAGCAGAGGCTTGGGCCGAGGAAAATTTTTTGGCCCgttttgtagcccattgtgaatcTTGTGCGCAGGATGTAGAACACAgctttggtgattagggttttgttgttgtagttttttttagagagaaaaactgtACTGccgcactttgtattttttcctgataatagtgaaatccctgcaactccgtagACGTAAACAAATTgtcgaaccacgtaaatattgtcttgtgcatgtgattatttttctttggcgtgtgttttctcaattttttgtttctcataggTTTGGGAATTCCGGATTAATTCCCTACACTATCTCCTTGTATCCAAATTGACGGTTGGAATTCATGGCATATACAAGGTCCCCAACATGTTCTTGAGGTGGATTATATGCTCTTCCAGTGTCTTTCTATGCATACAGATTTCATTGAAAAGGACTAAACTTCCTTTAAGAATGGATTAAAAACATCAAATCATTTATGAGGCTCTAGAAGGTTGAAGGGCCATTggtcaaaccaaaaggcatgcCTAGGAATTCATAATTCCCCATGTGTCCTGAAAGTAGTCTTGGACACATCTTCTCTACTcattttgatttgatgatacCCTGTCCTTAGGTCCAACTTTGAGAACATAACAGTTCTAGAAAACTGTTTAAGGAGTTCATCAACTATAGGGATTGGAAACTTGTCTTTGACAGTCTCCTTGTTGAGTGCCCTGTAGTCTATGCACATCCTTAAGCTACAAACTATCTTTGACTTGTCTTTATTATGAATACACAGGTGCATATTATTTATACTAGGATTTTACAAGCTAGCATCAAGAAAACTATAGATTGGTTCTTTAACCAACTAACAACTTTTATGACTCCCTGTAACAAGCTGACTACTCTTGGTTAGTCTTGAACTAGTTTCTTAATGATAGCCTCATGTCTAATCCTCCAAATGTGTATTGTGCTCTGTTGGGCTGGTCTTGATGGGTCTTGGACTGGGTTGCAGCTATGGGCTCATTACAACTTGTTGGTTTAGGGCTTGAATGCATTTGTAACAGATGAAAGGATTTGCCTAAAATGGCACGTACCGATATAGATTAGCTGTGAGATTTAGTTgaggtttgaactttgaatatcTATAACAGCATGAGATGCCTTAGAATCTTCAGAAAGTCTGTTCATATTAAATTTGAGTGTTCTCAGCGTATACTAGTGATAAGTATCCCGGTCCATAACTCAACTTTTTGTTCCATATTCCATTTAATACTTTATAGCAATAAAGCTATTGGCTATTCCAgcacttgccaaaaaaaaaaaattaataccatTAACATAGGCCTTGTAACATAACTGGTTAAGTTTGTCCTCTCTGAAAAGCTTTTATATGTCACAGGTTGTTGTACTAGCTGTGCTGTACGTGTAAAATCTGGACAAATTAGACAGCCTGAAGCGCTAGGAATATCTGCAGAATTGAAATCAAAGGTATTGTATTATTGCCATCATTTAAATGGAATACAATTCCTTGTTTACTTGGGGGTTTCCTATATTGACCATAAATGAGGGTTTCCCTGTCTtgtttagttgtggttggtaaATCAATCTGTTAACTCATCTGTTATGATTTGGGGCTAGTAGTGAAAGATTGATCAATTTGACAGAACAAGTTTATCTTGAAGGTTCAGTTTGGTGGCTGAGATGTTTAGGAAactaaaagaaatgaaaattttgtttcataaaaatttaatatggaGGACTGGGTCAACTGGAAAATTCCACTAACCATTTAGTTTGGATTATTTAAGTTTTTGCTTTGcgcccccaccccccaaaaaaatatatatatatatggaaaagaaagagaaaattataGAATAGTTTTTCCCTTCTATCTTAATCATTCTTTCAGTGATAATAAGGAGGTCAAAGGTCTGtctttttgtctctctctctctctctaggggctgagttatattttttttcaatgttacatatgtaattggcatattaAGTTGGATCTGGTTCCTAACATCATTTAACTGATAGTGTGCTCTTTGCACTTTCTTTGGAAAAAGGTTTTAGCTTATTTCACCCTTCTAGATCTTTTccatcatttattttgtttttgaatactTGAGAAGTAAGATCgaattgaaaataatattttttagatttaaagtGACTATCAATCACAAAATGAATCCACATAAATTAACCTAATAAGTGGAAACTTTGGCAAAGGATGCATGTAATTGCGTTTAATGATTTTTCTATACTGTCTTGATATATTGGAAAACCCATGTTTAATATGATCAATACAACCAAGGTCATAACTCTTTTGGTGCTATTTATAGTCCTATAGTGAGGTAACTTTCTTTTACTCTTTTGGAAGACCTTCTTCTCTAGCCAAATAATAACTGTGAAAACACTCATGCAGTTTACTGTCTATGTATGATGTTACCAATGCCAATTTCACGTCCATATATCTTTaccttctcttctctctctctctaaactgtGTTAAATTTCTCTGAAATGCAGGGGTATGCACTACTTTGCGTGGGCTTCCCATCATCTGACCTTGAAGTAGAAACACAAGACGAGGATGAGGTAGCATAAATGGATGCGAAATTCAATTAGATAGAATACTAACAGCATGTTTGGATATCAAATAGAAATTGAAATTATTGCTTTGAGATTTAACTATTTTAAACAAGTCCACAGCGATTGCGATGATCTTATAttcttaaataattttattgtggAGGATAGTCTTGTGCACAGTCCTTTTTATGCGGGGAATTCTTACTCTTTGTTATAGGAGATTGTGGGAttaaatttttcttgaaatCTCTCTACCCTGGTTGTCAGATTATGTCCTCTTGGCAGTATTTTTGTGTCTAGAAGCATGATAGAGCCTTTTCCCTTTAGATGTAATATCTTTTTGGTCCCATTCTTGGACAGGAGGTGTGTTAGGGAAAAAGAGGGAAGGGAGGGGACATACCATTTCATCATGGCAACTTAAATGTGTCATTTGGTTTTTTATCTGAACaaatcttcccactcttttccCCCTTAAGCAAAAGGAATGACATAAAAGTGTTTAGTATTTTGGAAGTTTTCTGCTTAATTATTGCTTGATTTAATACAGTCGTGGAATTTTTAAATACTTGATATTTACAGGTGTATTGGCTTCAATTTGGAAGATATTTTGCCCGAGGACCAGTTGTAAGTTCCTAATCCTTTAAAACTCAGGAAAAGTACAACAATTGAATGAGCAAAAGTGAAGAGGGAAGTTTGTtattaaagagagaaaggaaaaagaaaaaaaaaagtcaaaagaagGATTGGAAACTTCTGCCAAtgtattttttctttgggtAATGTTATTTCTTTGTTGTGTTCAATGTTGCAGGAGAGGGATGACTATGCATTGGAACTGGCCATGGGAGATGAATGAGCAAATGTACAATATCAATATAGGAATGAGGATCCATGGAGAGAAACATGTAGATTGTATTTTGTTCCCCTCCCTTTTTCATATTCCATTTCAATTTTTGCCCAAATTCCTTTATTTTCGGTCCTTTAATGTATGAATGTTACTGATTAAATATTCCACGCTATGTACGTTCAGCTAGTAGATTCCATATTGCTGTTTTGAAGGTTTGAATTAAAAAGATTTGGAGATGTACATGCATGCACTACCTCTTCCAAGAGACGAGAGATTTCTTGTGAAAATGGAGAGGTGTTGCCTTCCCCTTTCCAAACTAATCCGTCAATCATTCACTTGCTCTGATGAGGAAGTTGTGAAATTAAGATCTTGATTGTCGATTTGATGATTGCCATCTAACACCTTAGGGTCCTAATGATCATACACTTGATATGCCTTCAAAAACACATCATCTTGAGGATTTGATGATGGACTTGAATCTTGATGGAGaatgttttggaattttgatgAGTGAGACTTTCGGAGTAAAATCATTACATGTTTGTTTCATATTAAGTGTTAAGGGATCGTGCAATGCTTAGAATCAACTCGTTTCTTGTCTAGTGTGGTTCCAGCTAGATTTTCGGACTAGTTTTTGGATAATTACGatcatttttaagatttttaattaATCATCCTTTTTATGAGATTacttgatttttcaaaaatcatgaTTATCCACTTGAATTATTTTGTACGCTTAATACATTCTTGTGTTCgagtataaactataaaatcTAATGAGATTTTGGcacttaattaattgaaattaattaagaaCTAATCATAATTAATCAATCATAATCACATGCATTTAGCCCTACTTTTCCAGAATGCATCTGTGAGAGTCTGTGACTTTAGATGGACTTgctattattaattataattcaCTATTTACTGCATCCTCCAAAAACTTgcatcaatagatttcaaggCTTCTAGATAACCTTTAAAGAAGATGACTCATCTAAACTTGGGACAAAAACTAGAccaaaatgaatgaaagaacCATTTTGAAATCGGTATCAAGATAGACCAAAATGAATAATCTAAAGTTTTAATGGATCTAAATGAAGACAATCCCCAACTTTAAGAATCagaaatataatttaatatttattttattgtttgtgtTAATACACTTCGGCTATGCTCAAATTCTAAACTCCAACAGTTCTTGTACATTACCATTGCATGTGAATGTAAAGGACAAGTTAAAGGCCGACTAATTTGCCTGACCTCAGAAGTCTCTCTTGCAGGACCACAAGATGTACACAATTCAGAAATTTTTGGTGATGAGTTGTGATCGACAAAGACTCTTTCAATATATAGTACTCTAATGATATGATTGAGTGGCTGAGTCCGGTAGAAATCAGGACATGTACTTTTGAATTCCTAATTGAGAGGAAATTAAGAGTTGAATGAAATGGGTTAGGATTGGACGTTGGACATATACTTTTGAATTCATATATGTTATGAGAGGGTGGTGGTCTATTAGAACCGTTCTATGAGATACCTTATTGTGATTGGAGGGCGAAGAATCGAAGATGCAAAAAACAagaacttttttataaaaaaatttcccctaGGAAGTAACATGTTAAGTAGACACTTCATTTGTCTTAATCTTTACTAAAATGACTTTTGTTCAATATGCTGATTGATTATTAACTACAAAATGGTGTAATTTTGTCTTATCCGTACAGATCATTTTTGCATAATTGAAAATATCATCACTATCGTTGTGGAGGGACTAAAGTGCAGACAAAGCAAGGTTAGCTTGCTATCTCTGTCACCTTTTTGTAAAATCTAGCATTATTAACAATCTAGATCATCAAGATGGACCTGAGTTGTAGTACATGTTTCAACAGAAATTTGAGATAGTGTTGATCTTTTGTTCCTGTAGTTTTCCTGAAAGCGGAATGTCACTTGACTTCTCTACCCAAAAATctaggagaaaatgggcaaatgcccctttcaaaaaaaaaaaaatccagcattttgccactttcccaaactaattagggaaatactcctcttttgaaactcgattttctcaaaatcaatttaaaaaaaaaaaaaaattggagtcctatagtggcgttttaaggagcctatagtgatattttaaggacctatagtggcgttttgtaactcgagctccatgaagtcgagttacatgcaaaaCTCGAGTTCAAAGAGCTCGAGTttcaaaacgccactatatgtccttaaaacgtcactataggctccttaaaaacgctactatagggcttaactcgattttaagtaaatcaagtttcaaaagaggggcatttccctaattaattt
The sequence above is drawn from the Quercus lobata isolate SW786 chromosome 12, ValleyOak3.0 Primary Assembly, whole genome shotgun sequence genome and encodes:
- the LOC115969837 gene encoding ferredoxin C 2, chloroplastic — protein: MDFLRLPCNSCTSLYRQLSSPKAYNHRFSSLKCRRQKTTSELQTQTGRAGNNNNNFSPSIPTHKVTVHDTQRGVVHEFFVPEDQYILHTAESQNISLPFACRHGCCTSCAVRVKSGQIRQPEALGISAELKSKGYALLCVGFPSSDLEVETQDEDEVYWLQFGRYFARGPVERDDYALELAMGDE